The Spirosoma sp. SC4-14 DNA window GATGATGTCGCCACGGGTTGGGCCTCAATTGCCCGGAATGGGTCTGCTGGAAGCGGTTCCCGATGCCACTATTCTGGCCCTGGCCGATCCCGATGATGCGAATCGTGACGGTATTTCAGGACGCCCTAACTACGTCTGGAATTATACAACCAAACAAAAAGTACTGGGTCGGTTTGGCTGGAAAGCCAATCAGCCTGATCTGCATCAGCAGACAGCTTCGGCGTTCAATGGCGATATTGGCATAACGACTTCGTTGTTTTCAAATTCTGACATGACCACTACGCAGCAAAAACTCTATGGTCAGTTGCCCAACGGTGGTTCGCCCGAACTTGAGGATAAAAATCTGGACAACGTTGTCGTGTACCTACAAACATTAGCTGTTCCGGCTCGGCGTAATGTGCAGGATGAAACCGTTCTGCGCGGCAAACAGCTTTTTCAGCAACTGAATTGTATGGGTTGTCACGTAGCCAAATTGCAAACCGGCGCTCATTCGGTGGTGGTGCTCAGCAATCAGACGATCCGGCCTTATACGGATTTGCTTCTGCACGACATGGGCGACGGGCTAGCCGATAACCGTCCTGATTTTGAGGCTACTGGCACTGAATGGCGAACACCACCGCTATGGGGTATTGGCCTGATAAAACTTGTCAATCGGCATACCTATCTGCTCCATGATGGTCGTGCCCGTTCCGTAGAAGAAGCCATTTTGTGGCATGCTGGCGAAGCGAAGAAAGCAGCCGATGGTTTTCGGAATTTGTCTAAAAAAGATCGGGATGCGCTGGTAACATTTGTTCAAAGTTTGTAAAGGGTGAACGAATGAAAGGGCGAAAGAATGAGTCGTTAGGAGGTGGG harbors:
- a CDS encoding di-heme oxidoredictase family protein, yielding MKPILTVTSILFFLTIAGWSCQRDVDALSDIREAGEELSGGAATTSDLSENAFGNQADGVTSDQENQFVIGNSFFRNNWTIAPASASARDGLGPMMNAVSCSTCHLRDGRGEPPADLSDGDLKGLLFRLSIPGQTAEGGPVPEPNYGGQFNPSAIPGVTAEGTVAVTYVEQPGTYADGTAYSLRKPVYQFHDLGYGAMQANTMMSPRVGPQLPGMGLLEAVPDATILALADPDDANRDGISGRPNYVWNYTTKQKVLGRFGWKANQPDLHQQTASAFNGDIGITTSLFSNSDMTTTQQKLYGQLPNGGSPELEDKNLDNVVVYLQTLAVPARRNVQDETVLRGKQLFQQLNCMGCHVAKLQTGAHSVVVLSNQTIRPYTDLLLHDMGDGLADNRPDFEATGTEWRTPPLWGIGLIKLVNRHTYLLHDGRARSVEEAILWHAGEAKKAADGFRNLSKKDRDALVTFVQSL